In Rhodoferax koreense, a genomic segment contains:
- a CDS encoding carbohydrate ABC transporter permease codes for MANFLTRTRGRRHGGTRLHWTDWLSYAYLLAGLVVMFGPVLWLVMSSFKTESALSQFPPTFLPYSQKEVVVAGYDKPLPLFKAKDDQGQVRELAQVRRIGLVATMVDPAAPQTEIRVNINDRQPVNELKFASGNYTEIFGKFAFGTYLWNSVFITVVATVLTLLFNSMAAFALSKYQFTGQKTVFVLIIGTLMIPPTIILVPAFLVISELHLLNNLWGVILPAVATPTGVFLLRQYMLTIPDELLEAARMDNASEWRIYWKIILPLAAPAMAVLAIFSFMWRWNDFLWPLIVLSKSEHFTLQLALNAFQGELNTQWHYLLAMTVITLIPITIVFAFLQKYITTGIASAGVK; via the coding sequence ATGGCGAATTTCCTCACCCGTACCCGAGGCCGCCGGCATGGCGGCACCCGCCTGCACTGGACCGACTGGCTCTCCTACGCCTACCTGCTGGCCGGCCTGGTCGTGATGTTCGGCCCAGTGCTCTGGCTCGTGATGTCGTCCTTCAAGACCGAAAGCGCGCTGAGCCAGTTCCCGCCGACCTTCCTGCCCTACAGCCAGAAGGAAGTCGTGGTGGCCGGTTACGACAAACCGCTGCCGTTGTTCAAGGCCAAGGACGACCAGGGCCAGGTGCGCGAACTCGCCCAGGTGCGCCGCATCGGCCTGGTGGCGACCATGGTGGACCCGGCCGCGCCGCAGACCGAGATCCGCGTGAACATCAACGACCGCCAGCCGGTCAACGAACTCAAGTTCGCCAGCGGCAACTACACCGAGATCTTCGGCAAGTTCGCCTTCGGCACCTACCTGTGGAACAGCGTCTTCATCACCGTGGTGGCCACCGTGCTCACCCTGCTGTTCAACTCAATGGCGGCCTTTGCCCTGTCCAAGTACCAGTTCACGGGGCAGAAGACGGTGTTCGTGCTGATCATCGGCACATTGATGATCCCGCCCACCATCATTCTGGTGCCGGCCTTCCTGGTGATCTCCGAACTGCACCTGCTCAACAACCTGTGGGGCGTGATCCTGCCCGCCGTGGCCACGCCCACCGGCGTTTTCCTGCTGCGCCAGTACATGCTGACCATTCCCGATGAACTGCTCGAAGCCGCGCGCATGGACAACGCCAGCGAGTGGCGCATCTACTGGAAGATCATCCTGCCGCTGGCCGCGCCGGCCATGGCCGTGCTGGCCATCTTCTCGTTCATGTGGCGCTGGAACGATTTCCTGTGGCCGCTGATCGTGTTGTCCAAGTCGGAGCATTTCACGCTGCAGCTCGCGCTCAACGCCTTCCAGGGCGAGCTCAACACCCAATGGCACTACCTGCTGGCCATGACCGTGATCACGCTGATCCCGATCACCATCGTCTTCGCCTTCCTGCAGAAATACATCACCACCGGCATCGCCAGTGCCGGTGTGAAATAA
- the mrdA gene encoding penicillin-binding protein 2 has translation MTELKDHASELARFRLRLLVAGLVVVLAFSVVVARLVYLQVVRHEDLSEQAENNRTAIVPVVPNRGLILDRNGVVLASNYSAYTLEITPSKVADLEQVIEELSHVVDIQPRDRRRFKKLVEESRNFESLPIRTRLTDVEVARFTAQRYRFPGVDVKARLFRSYPYGELASHVIGYIGRINQNEKARIDDSEDADNYKGTEYIGKLGIEQSYEAQLHGLTGVEEIETSAGGRAVRKLASNPATPGNTVVMSIDIKLQKLVEDLFGDRRGALVALDPKTGEVLAFVSKPTFDPNLFVEGIDSESWQALNESPDKPLLNRALRGTYAPGSTYKPFMALAALETGKRTPQQSIVDPGFFMFAGHRFRDDKEGGHGVVDMYKSIVQSCDTYYYILANDMGVDLMHDEMVKFGFGELTGIDINGEVRGVLPSTAWKRRAYKRAEQQKWYAGETISLGIGQGYNNFTMLQLALATSVIANDGVKMKPHLVKEVVDVVTRSSKETLREIKAEISAKPANIAVIQRALAGVTSEGTGATAFKGAGYLSAGKTGTAQVVTIGQNEKYNANTMPERFRDNALYMAYAPAQNPQIALAMVVENAGFGGVNAAPIARRVFDYWLMNQYPNEADLAAVQKGQAQTPLGQPRAVADVPGLPVPPMSGASAPAAVRAGATPAQVAAAASAPASAVAMASAASMTPVPPASAASAATSAAAAARALRKSRR, from the coding sequence ATGACCGAACTCAAGGACCACGCTTCCGAACTCGCGCGCTTCCGGCTGCGCCTGCTCGTCGCCGGCCTGGTCGTGGTGCTGGCGTTTTCGGTGGTGGTGGCGCGGCTGGTCTATCTGCAGGTGGTGCGGCACGAAGACCTCAGCGAACAGGCCGAGAACAACCGCACGGCCATCGTGCCGGTGGTGCCCAACCGCGGCCTGATCCTGGACCGCAACGGCGTGGTGTTGGCCAGCAACTATTCCGCCTATACGCTGGAGATCACGCCCAGCAAGGTGGCCGACCTCGAGCAGGTCATCGAAGAGCTCTCGCACGTGGTCGACATCCAGCCGCGGGATCGGCGCCGCTTCAAGAAACTCGTCGAGGAATCGCGCAACTTCGAGTCTTTGCCGATCCGCACCCGGCTCACCGACGTCGAGGTGGCGCGTTTCACCGCGCAGCGCTACCGTTTTCCGGGCGTGGACGTGAAGGCCCGGCTGTTCCGCAGCTACCCATACGGCGAACTCGCCAGCCACGTGATCGGCTACATCGGCCGCATCAACCAAAACGAGAAGGCGCGCATCGATGACTCGGAGGACGCCGACAACTACAAGGGCACGGAATACATCGGCAAGCTCGGCATCGAGCAGAGTTACGAGGCGCAGCTGCACGGCCTCACCGGCGTGGAGGAGATCGAGACCTCCGCCGGCGGCCGGGCGGTGCGCAAACTGGCGAGCAATCCGGCCACGCCGGGCAACACCGTGGTCATGTCGATCGACATCAAGCTGCAGAAGCTCGTGGAAGACCTGTTCGGCGACCGCCGTGGTGCCCTCGTCGCGCTCGATCCCAAGACCGGCGAGGTGCTGGCCTTCGTGAGCAAGCCAACCTTCGATCCGAACCTGTTCGTCGAAGGCATCGATTCAGAGAGCTGGCAGGCGCTCAACGAGTCGCCGGACAAGCCGCTGCTCAACCGCGCCCTGCGCGGCACCTATGCGCCGGGCTCGACCTACAAACCCTTCATGGCGCTGGCCGCGCTCGAGACCGGCAAGCGCACGCCGCAGCAGAGCATCGTCGACCCCGGCTTCTTCATGTTCGCCGGCCACCGCTTCCGCGACGACAAGGAAGGCGGTCACGGTGTGGTCGACATGTACAAGTCGATCGTGCAGTCGTGCGACACCTACTACTACATCCTGGCCAACGACATGGGCGTGGACCTGATGCACGACGAGATGGTGAAGTTCGGCTTCGGCGAACTCACCGGCATCGACATCAACGGCGAGGTGCGAGGCGTGTTGCCGTCCACCGCCTGGAAACGCCGCGCCTACAAGCGCGCCGAGCAGCAGAAGTGGTACGCCGGCGAAACCATCTCGCTGGGCATCGGCCAGGGCTACAACAACTTCACCATGCTGCAGCTCGCGCTGGCCACCAGCGTCATCGCCAACGACGGCGTGAAGATGAAGCCGCACCTGGTCAAGGAGGTGGTGGATGTGGTCACGCGGAGCTCGAAGGAGACCCTGCGCGAGATCAAGGCCGAGATCAGCGCCAAACCGGCCAACATCGCCGTCATCCAGCGTGCGCTGGCCGGGGTGACCAGCGAAGGCACGGGCGCCACGGCGTTCAAGGGCGCGGGTTACCTGTCGGCTGGCAAGACCGGCACGGCCCAGGTCGTGACCATCGGGCAGAACGAAAAATACAACGCCAACACCATGCCAGAGCGCTTCCGCGACAACGCCTTGTACATGGCGTACGCACCGGCGCAGAACCCGCAGATCGCGCTGGCCATGGTGGTGGAGAACGCTGGCTTCGGCGGCGTCAATGCCGCGCCGATCGCGCGCCGCGTGTTCGACTACTGGCTGATGAACCAATACCCGAACGAGGCGGATCTGGCCGCGGTGCAGAAAGGCCAGGCGCAGACGCCGCTGGGCCAGCCGCGTGCCGTGGCCGATGTGCCGGGCCTGCCGGTGCCGCCGATGTCCGGCGCTTCGGCGCCAGCGGCCGTGCGGGCGGGTGCCACGCCGGCACAAGTCGCCGCCGCGGCATCCGCGCCCGCATCGGCCGTGGCCATGGCCTCGGCGGCCTCGATGACGCCGGTGCCGCCGGCGTCCGCCGCCAGCGCCGCCACCAGCGCCGCCGCTGCCGCCAGGGCGCTGCGAAAGAGCCGGCGTTAG
- the mreD gene encoding rod shape-determining protein MreD: MIMRPGQQQLLLPANPVFIALSLVLALLVNMAGNMGLWGRAAWVPDLLAVLLVFWSVHQPQRVGIGIAFVFGLCMDVHQSSLLGQHALSYAVLSFLAIAMHRRLLWFSMPSQAMQVLPLFAVAHFIEFLLRMLGSGTFPGWSFMLAPVIEALLWPVMSVLLLAPQRMAPDPDKTRPL; encoded by the coding sequence ATGATCATGCGTCCGGGCCAGCAGCAGCTGCTGCTGCCGGCCAATCCTGTCTTCATCGCCCTGAGCCTGGTGCTGGCCCTGCTCGTCAACATGGCCGGCAACATGGGCCTGTGGGGCCGCGCGGCCTGGGTGCCCGATCTGCTGGCCGTGCTGCTGGTGTTCTGGAGTGTGCACCAGCCGCAGCGCGTGGGCATCGGCATCGCCTTCGTGTTCGGCCTGTGCATGGACGTGCACCAGAGCAGCCTCCTGGGGCAACACGCGCTGTCGTACGCGGTACTGAGTTTCCTGGCCATCGCCATGCATCGGCGGCTGCTGTGGTTCAGCATGCCTTCGCAGGCCATGCAGGTGCTGCCGCTGTTCGCCGTGGCGCATTTCATCGAGTTCCTGTTGCGCATGCTCGGCAGCGGCACCTTCCCCGGCTGGAGCTTCATGCTCGCGCCGGTGATCGAAGCCTTGCTTTGGCCGGTGATGAGCGTGCTGCTGCTCGCGCCGCAACGCATGGCGCCGGATCCGGACAAGACCCGGCCCCTATGA
- the mreC gene encoding rod shape-determining protein MreC — translation MPLGTLDRTPPPFFKQGPSALTKLMVFSALAVFLMVADARFKLMQPLRAAVATALFPVQWAALAPVRLVQGGGSYVESLAKAQAAADAAERKLATQSVRAGQVEQLTLENRRLRDLLQLRQQLASPGQAAEVLYDAADPYTRKVIIDKGMTQGVVAGSPVLDETGVLGQVTRVYPLISEVTLLIDRDQAVPVLNTRTGARSVAYGEPSASGGLLELRFMAGNSDIKEGDVLTTSGVDGVYPTGLLVARIERIERRADSAFARVYCVPAARMGSARHVMVLAPMTAQLPEPPPRAEPVVPPPKKARK, via the coding sequence ATGCCACTCGGTACGCTGGACAGGACACCCCCCCCGTTTTTCAAGCAGGGCCCCTCGGCCCTGACCAAGCTGATGGTGTTCAGCGCGCTGGCCGTCTTCCTGATGGTGGCCGACGCACGCTTCAAGCTGATGCAGCCGCTGCGCGCGGCCGTGGCCACGGCGCTATTCCCGGTGCAATGGGCCGCCCTGGCGCCGGTGCGGCTGGTACAGGGCGGCGGCAGCTATGTCGAATCGCTGGCCAAGGCGCAGGCCGCCGCCGATGCCGCCGAGCGCAAGCTGGCCACGCAGTCGGTGCGCGCCGGCCAGGTCGAACAGCTCACGCTGGAAAACCGCCGCCTGCGCGACCTGCTGCAGCTGCGCCAGCAACTCGCCTCGCCGGGCCAGGCCGCCGAGGTGCTGTACGACGCCGCCGATCCCTACACCCGCAAGGTGATCATCGACAAGGGCATGACACAGGGCGTGGTGGCCGGCTCGCCAGTGCTCGACGAAACCGGTGTGCTGGGCCAGGTCACCCGCGTCTATCCCCTGATCAGCGAAGTCACGCTGCTGATCGACCGGGACCAGGCCGTGCCGGTGCTCAACACCCGCACCGGCGCGCGCAGCGTGGCCTACGGCGAACCTTCGGCCTCCGGCGGTCTGCTCGAGCTGCGCTTCATGGCCGGCAATTCCGATATCAAGGAGGGCGACGTGCTCACCACCAGCGGCGTCGACGGCGTCTATCCCACGGGGCTGTTGGTCGCCAGGATCGAGCGCATCGAACGCCGCGCCGATTCGGCGTTTGCGCGCGTCTATTGCGTGCCGGCCGCGCGCATGGGCAGCGCGCGCCATGTGATGGTGCTCGCGCCGATGACGGCCCAGTTGCCGGAGCCGCCGCCGCGCGCCGAGCCGGTCGTGCCCCCGCCGAAGAAGGCCCGCAAATGA
- a CDS encoding LacI family DNA-binding transcriptional regulator: MTDESRPGIGPVSLATVAAKAGVSIATVSRIVNGETRRASPETLERVRQAIKTVGYHPNQLGRALRNRESRLVAMLAANLDNPVMATIAASTEAALREAGYTMILCDTHDRPDLQDDYLNAMRSQVVQGYVMVASQPSPGLRDFVDRGAPMVFVSRRSPFGECAFVGPDNLAAGAAAADYLLDRGIDAPAVVFPSRGSSTTRERVKGFCDRATARGVPAGQVRHVEAPGISHLEIGYAAAAHFAAPQAWPRGAMCISDQVAYGVHRLARESGVRVPHDCELVGIDGNPINAWLAPWLTSVEIPHRDFGPRVVDLLIGLWGGQPPREHLMPHRMAAALES, encoded by the coding sequence ATGACGGACGAAAGTCGCCCAGGCATAGGACCGGTGTCGCTGGCCACGGTGGCGGCGAAGGCTGGCGTCTCGATCGCCACGGTGTCGCGCATCGTGAACGGTGAAACCCGCCGCGCGTCGCCGGAAACGCTCGAACGGGTGCGGCAGGCGATCAAGACCGTCGGCTACCACCCCAACCAGCTGGGCCGCGCGCTGCGCAACCGCGAAAGCCGCCTGGTGGCGATGCTCGCCGCCAACCTCGACAACCCCGTCATGGCCACCATCGCGGCTTCGACCGAGGCGGCGTTGCGCGAGGCCGGCTACACCATGATCCTGTGCGACACGCACGATCGCCCCGACCTGCAGGACGACTACCTCAACGCCATGCGTTCGCAGGTGGTGCAGGGTTATGTGATGGTGGCCAGCCAGCCCAGCCCCGGGTTGCGCGACTTCGTGGATCGCGGCGCGCCGATGGTCTTCGTGAGCCGGCGCAGCCCGTTCGGCGAATGTGCCTTCGTCGGGCCGGACAACCTGGCCGCAGGCGCCGCCGCGGCCGACTACCTGCTCGACCGCGGCATCGACGCGCCGGCCGTGGTGTTCCCGTCGCGCGGCTCGTCCACCACGCGTGAACGCGTGAAAGGGTTCTGCGACCGTGCCACCGCCAGGGGCGTTCCGGCTGGGCAGGTTCGCCATGTCGAGGCGCCCGGTATCTCGCACCTGGAAATCGGCTATGCCGCCGCCGCCCACTTTGCCGCGCCCCAGGCCTGGCCACGCGGCGCGATGTGCATCAGTGACCAGGTGGCCTATGGCGTGCACCGGCTGGCGCGCGAGAGCGGTGTGCGGGTGCCGCATGACTGCGAACTGGTGGGCATCGACGGCAATCCGATCAATGCCTGGCTCGCGCCGTGGCTCACGTCGGTAGAGATCCCGCACCGCGACTTCGGCCCGCGTGTCGTCGATCTGCTGATCGGCCTGTGGGGCGGCCAGCCGCCGCGCGAACACCTGATGCCGCACCGCATGGCCGCGGCGCTGGAAAGCTGA
- a CDS encoding ABC transporter substrate-binding protein codes for MKRLSGILNTAVGIALMGLASTALADIRVMCYQDGNECEVTADLIKRYEAQNPGARVILDTVPYKTVVEQLPIQLAAGQGPDIARVAEIGGLSKNYIDIAPYVKDRKYWEDNFGSTLPWMRNKAGDKGIYGFLSQLTMTGPFVNKTLFEQAKIPLPGPKATWDEWADAARKVAKATQTPAAMAWDRSGHRFAGPAVSFGAKIFDAKGNVALDDGYKTAVGKFVAWHKDGTMLKDVWGGSGGSSYADTVGEFKNGRLVMILSGSWQINRMQKEIGNAFDWVAVPNPCGPAACSGMPGGSAWVALKTTKSPKEVGRFLDFMAQEAQVAEFASRTNSIPAHAGVAKKGVAYPSAGPAAQAALGVFTSGTATLAPAAYALQGYKYNRALMLPTVTRVTQAIVGEISVDEAVTKIGADMAEAVKQAEK; via the coding sequence ATGAAGCGCTTATCCGGAATTCTGAACACCGCCGTCGGCATTGCGCTGATGGGCCTGGCCTCCACCGCGTTGGCCGACATCCGCGTCATGTGTTACCAGGACGGCAACGAATGCGAGGTCACCGCCGACCTCATCAAACGCTACGAGGCGCAGAACCCGGGTGCGAGGGTGATCCTCGACACCGTGCCATACAAGACCGTGGTCGAGCAGCTGCCGATCCAGCTCGCCGCCGGGCAGGGCCCCGACATCGCGCGGGTCGCGGAGATCGGCGGCCTGTCGAAGAACTACATCGACATCGCGCCCTATGTGAAGGACCGCAAGTACTGGGAAGACAACTTCGGCAGCACGCTGCCCTGGATGCGCAACAAGGCCGGCGACAAGGGCATCTACGGCTTCCTGTCGCAGCTCACCATGACCGGCCCGTTCGTCAACAAGACGCTGTTCGAACAGGCGAAGATCCCGTTGCCCGGCCCGAAGGCCACCTGGGACGAATGGGCCGATGCGGCGCGCAAGGTGGCCAAGGCCACGCAGACGCCCGCGGCGATGGCCTGGGACCGGTCGGGCCACCGCTTTGCCGGCCCGGCGGTGAGCTTCGGCGCCAAGATCTTCGACGCCAAGGGCAACGTGGCGCTGGACGATGGCTACAAGACGGCCGTGGGTAAGTTCGTCGCCTGGCACAAGGACGGCACCATGCTCAAGGACGTGTGGGGCGGCTCCGGCGGCTCCAGCTACGCCGACACCGTGGGCGAATTCAAGAACGGCCGGCTGGTGATGATCCTGTCGGGCTCGTGGCAGATCAACCGCATGCAGAAGGAAATCGGCAATGCCTTCGACTGGGTGGCGGTGCCCAACCCGTGCGGCCCGGCCGCCTGCTCCGGCATGCCCGGCGGCTCGGCCTGGGTGGCGCTGAAGACCACCAAGTCGCCCAAGGAAGTCGGTCGTTTCCTCGACTTCATGGCGCAGGAAGCCCAGGTGGCCGAGTTCGCCTCGCGCACCAACAGCATCCCGGCCCATGCCGGCGTGGCGAAGAAGGGCGTGGCCTATCCGAGTGCCGGCCCGGCGGCCCAGGCGGCACTCGGCGTGTTCACCAGCGGCACCGCCACGCTGGCACCGGCCGCCTACGCGCTGCAGGGCTACAAGTACAACCGCGCGCTGATGCTGCCCACCGTGACGCGCGTCACCCAGGCCATCGTCGGCGAGATCAGCGTCGACGAAGCCGTGACCAAGATCGGCGCCGACATGGCCGAGGCCGTCAAACAGGCTGAAAAATAG
- a CDS encoding ABC transporter ATP-binding protein yields the protein MATLELSKVVKTFDKTTIIHGVDLQVADGEFVVFVGPSGCGKSTLLRIISGLEPASGGDIRIDGQRVNDVSAAHRGCSMVFQSYALYPHMSVYDNMAFGLENLGVAKSVIESKVNAAATMLQLAPLLQRKPTQLSGGQRQRVAIGRSIVREPKLFLFDEPLSNLDAELRVSMRAEIRDLHARLGATMVYVTHDQVEAMTMADKIVVLRGGRIEQVGSPLDLYNRPCNQFVAGFIGSPRMNFVPVAQMPRAKAGAATVGIRPEHAQLSDQGPLSMQVSQVEQLGSTSILHGNVVPEAAFEVILPGQTRIQRGDTVRVSAPDEHLHFFDPQGLRL from the coding sequence ATGGCTACGCTAGAACTCTCCAAAGTCGTCAAGACCTTCGACAAGACCACCATCATCCACGGCGTCGACCTGCAGGTGGCCGACGGCGAATTCGTGGTCTTCGTCGGCCCTTCGGGCTGCGGCAAATCCACGCTGCTGCGCATCATCTCCGGCCTGGAGCCGGCCAGCGGCGGCGACATCCGCATCGACGGCCAGCGTGTCAACGACGTGAGCGCGGCGCACCGCGGCTGCTCCATGGTGTTCCAGTCGTACGCGCTCTACCCGCACATGAGTGTGTACGACAACATGGCCTTCGGCCTGGAGAACCTGGGCGTGGCCAAATCGGTCATCGAGAGCAAGGTCAACGCCGCGGCCACCATGCTGCAGCTCGCACCGCTGCTGCAGCGCAAGCCCACGCAACTCTCCGGCGGCCAGCGCCAGCGCGTGGCCATCGGCCGCTCCATCGTGCGCGAACCCAAGCTGTTCCTGTTCGACGAGCCGCTGTCCAACCTCGATGCCGAGCTGCGCGTGTCGATGCGCGCCGAGATCCGCGACCTGCATGCCCGCCTGGGCGCGACCATGGTCTACGTCACGCACGACCAGGTCGAGGCCATGACCATGGCCGACAAGATCGTGGTGCTGCGAGGCGGCCGCATCGAGCAGGTCGGCTCGCCGCTGGACCTGTACAACCGGCCCTGCAACCAGTTCGTCGCCGGCTTCATCGGCAGCCCGCGCATGAACTTCGTTCCGGTAGCGCAGATGCCCCGCGCCAAGGCCGGCGCGGCCACCGTGGGCATCCGCCCCGAACACGCGCAACTCTCCGACCAGGGGCCGCTGTCGATGCAGGTGTCGCAGGTCGAGCAGCTCGGCAGCACCAGCATCCTGCACGGCAACGTGGTGCCCGAGGCTGCGTTCGAAGTCATCCTGCCGGGCCAGACGCGCATCCAGCGCGGCGACACCGTGCGTGTCAGCGCGCCGGACGAACACCTGCATTTCTTCGACCCGCAAGGCCTGAGATTGTGA
- a CDS encoding carbohydrate ABC transporter permease: MSVFTSLLGFFFNLFEPVFRLGQKLLGSSRIGWLFVGPNLLIISIFTFLPIVANLVYAFTGGVNLLPTQRPYAGLENFAILLECRDYTDLQSCRTDIFWRSIFNTVKFSLIQVALMLFFSLVTALVLNRKIIGRGFWRGVFFYPVLLSPVVVALIWKWLLQSQGVFNAGLVAMGAQPMDWLLDRHWAFFWVVVVSIWAHMGFYTLILLAGLQAIPKDVYEAAEMDAAKPFRVLYRITLPLLMPNLIVVLVLVMIRAVQSFDEVFVLTGGGPGSATTFIVQYIYQTGFAEQIHLYGLAAAASLILAVGLMALTLVQLRLSKAGEAGKVKK; encoded by the coding sequence ATGTCAGTCTTCACCAGCCTCCTGGGCTTCTTCTTCAACCTGTTCGAGCCGGTGTTCCGCCTCGGGCAAAAGCTGCTCGGCTCGTCGCGCATCGGCTGGCTGTTCGTCGGGCCGAACCTGTTGATCATCAGCATCTTCACCTTCCTGCCGATCGTGGCGAACCTGGTTTATGCGTTCACGGGCGGGGTGAACCTGCTGCCGACGCAGCGGCCGTACGCGGGACTGGAGAATTTCGCGATCCTGCTCGAATGCCGCGACTACACCGACCTGCAGTCCTGCCGCACCGACATCTTCTGGCGCTCGATCTTCAACACCGTGAAGTTCAGCCTGATCCAGGTGGCGCTGATGCTGTTCTTCTCGCTGGTCACGGCGCTGGTGCTCAACCGCAAGATCATCGGCCGCGGTTTCTGGCGCGGCGTGTTCTTCTACCCTGTGCTGCTGTCGCCGGTGGTGGTGGCGCTGATCTGGAAATGGCTGCTGCAAAGCCAGGGCGTGTTCAACGCCGGCCTGGTGGCCATGGGCGCGCAGCCGATGGACTGGCTGCTCGACCGGCACTGGGCCTTCTTCTGGGTCGTCGTGGTGTCGATCTGGGCCCACATGGGCTTCTACACGCTGATCCTGCTGGCCGGCCTGCAGGCGATTCCCAAGGACGTGTACGAAGCCGCCGAGATGGATGCGGCCAAGCCGTTCCGCGTGCTCTATCGCATCACGCTGCCGCTGCTCATGCCCAACCTGATCGTCGTACTGGTGCTGGTGATGATCCGCGCGGTGCAGAGCTTCGACGAGGTGTTCGTGCTCACCGGCGGCGGCCCGGGCTCTGCCACCACTTTCATCGTGCAATACATCTACCAGACCGGGTTCGCCGAGCAGATCCACCTCTACGGCCTGGCCGCGGCGGCCTCGCTGATCCTGGCCGTGGGGCTGATGGCGCTCACCCTCGTGCAGCTCCGGCTGTCCAAGGCCGGTGAAGCCGGCAAGGTCAAGAAATAA